The following are from one region of the Indicator indicator isolate 239-I01 chromosome 14, UM_Iind_1.1, whole genome shotgun sequence genome:
- the ELFN2 gene encoding protein phosphatase 1 regulatory subunit 29: MRAPLQTMMCLGLWTAALLCLFSPGTVRGDCWLIEGDKGYVWLAICSQNQPPYETIPQHINSTVHDLRLNENKLKVVLYSSLNRFGNLTDLNLTKNEISYIEDGAFMGQSNLQVLQLGYNKLTNLTEGMLRGMARLQFLFVQHNLIELVTPTAFSECPSLISIDLSSNRLSRLEGNTFTSLSNLMVCELAGNPFNCDCSLYSFLNWLALFNNVTKNYDRLQCETPREFAGYPLLVPRPHHNRNAITIFQSMCRGGTIPSLSRVNPTPYTPDSQRDLDEGSAISPGDFLSVKPPASSTTDSSFSPSIKLHDVTITSAILMVTIPMPYSKMYVLVQYNNSYVSDIATLKSKKEYVTVNKLKAHTDYTFCVASIRNNRRYNHTCLTFATRSKGREDPISSTSTTTHYIMTTLGCLFGMVIVLGVVYYCLRKRRMQEEKQKSLNVKKTILEMRYGSDIDTSTMVHPSQKLGEPPVIPVSRMSSIPSMIGEKLPPSKSIEAGMETPKVTTKGNYIEVRTGGGDGLERTQRDEDLRELDNGQGSAAEISTIAKEVDKVNQIINNCIDALKLDTASFLGGGTGVDSDMAFECQSIPASSSGGLERPSFLSPAYKESSHHPLQRQLSADAAVARKTCSVSSSGSIKSAKVFSLDVPDHPPLSKSDSKYIEKGSPLNSPLDRLPLVSPGAIHHLEVKPSYHCSEHRHSFPALYYEESADTLSQRVSFLKPLSRSKRDSTYSQLSPRHYFSGYSSSPEYSSESTHKIWERFRPYKKHHREEVYMAAGHALRKKVQFAKDEDLHDILDYWKGVSAQQKL, translated from the coding sequence atgAGGGCACCACTGCAGACCATGATGTGCCTGGGGTTGTGgacagctgccctgctctgcttgtTTTCCCCTGGCACTGTGCGAGGTGACTGTTGGTTGATCGAGGGGGACAAAGGTTATGTGTGGCTGGCCATCTGCAGCCAGAACCAGCCCCCATATGAGACCATCCCCCAGCATATCAACAGCACGGTGCACGACTTGCGGCTGAACGAGAACAAGCTCAAAGTGGTGCTGTACTCCTCCCTCAACCGCTTCGGCAACCTGACCGATTTGAACCTGACCAAGAACGAGATCTCCTATATTGAGGATGGGGCTTTCATGGGCCAGTCAAACCTCCAGGTCTTACAGCTGGGCTACAACAAGCTCACCAACCTGACGGAGGGCATGCTGCGGGGCATGGCCCGTCTCCAGTTCCTCTTTGTGCAGCACAACCTAATTGAGCTGGTCACCCCAACTGCCTTCTCTGAGTGCCCCAGCTTGATTAGCATTGACCTGTCATCTAACCGCCTCAGCCGCCTGGAGGGGAACACTTTCACCAGCTTGAGCAATCTGATGGTGTGTGAGCTGGCTGGGAACCCCTTCAACTGCGACTGCAGCCTCTACAGCTTTCTTAACTGGCTGGCGCTCTTCAACAATGTCACCAAGAACTACGACCGGCTGCAGTGTGAGACTCCCCGGGAATTCGCAGGATACCCGCTCCTGGTACCTCGGCCTCACCACAACCGCAATGCCATCACCATCTTCCAGTCCATGTGCAGAGGTGGCACcatcccctccctctccagggTCAACCCCACCCCTTATACGCCTGACTCCCAGAGAGATCTTGATGAAGGCTCAGCCATCAGCCCTGGTGACTTCCTCTCAGTCAAGCCTCCAGCTTCCTCCACTACCGACTCCTCCTTCAGTCCCAGCATCAAGCTCCACGATGTCACCATCACCTCAGCCATTCTGATGGTAACCATCCCAATGCCCTATAGTAAGATGTATGTGCTGGTCCAATACAACAACAGCTACGTTTCTGACATAGCCACActgaaaagcaagaaagaataCGTCACTGTCAACAAGCTGAAGGCCCACACAGATTATACCTTCTGTGTGGCCTCCATCCGCAACAACAGGCGCTACAACCACACTTGCCTGACCTTTGCAACCCGGAGCAAAGGGAGGGAGGACCCTATTTCCAGTACTTCCACTACCACCCATTATATCATGAccaccctgggctgcctgtttgGGATGGTCATTGTACTGGGGGTGGTGTACTACTGCCTGAGGAAGCGGAggatgcaggaggagaaacagaagTCCCTCAATGTCAAAAAGACCATTCTGGAAATGCGTTATGGGTCAGATATTGACACAAGTACCATGGTCCATCCTTCCCAGAAGCTGGGTGAGCCACCAGTCATCCCTGTCTCAAGGATGTCCTCCATCCCTTCCATGATTGGGGAGAAGTTGCCCCCATCAAAGTCAATAGAGGCTGGGATGGAGACTCCTAAAGTCACCACTAAAGGTAACTACATTGAGGTACGGACTGGTGGTGGGGATGGGCTGGAGCGAACCCAGAGGGATGAGGATCTGAGAGAGCTTGACAATGGGCAAGGCTCAGCTGCTGAGATCTCTACTATAGCCAAGGAGGTAGACAAGGTCAACCAGATCATCAACAACTGCATTGATGCCCTCAAGCTGGACACAGCCTCCTTCCTGGGTGGTGGGACTGGTGTTGACTCAGACATGGCCTTTGAGTGCCAGTCCATCCCAGCCAGTTCCTCGGGTGGGCTAGAGCGGCCCAGCTTTCTTTCCCCAGCCTACAAGGAAAGCTCCCACCACCCTTTGCAGCGCCAGCTCAGCGCTGATGCTGCCGTGGCCAGAAAGACCTGCAGTGTGTCCTCTAGTGGCTCCATCAAGAGCGCCAAGGTCTTCAGCTTGGATGTGCCTGACCACCCACCACTCAGCAAGTCTGACTCCAAATACATTGAGAAGGGCAGCCCACTCAACAGCCCTTTGGATCGTCTTCCCTTGGTGTCCCCGGGCGCCATCCACCACTTGGAGGTGAAGCCTTCTTACCATTGCAGTGAGCACCGTCACTCCTTCCCGGCCCTGTACTATGAGGAGAGTGCAGACACCTTGAGCCAGAGGGTGTCATTCCTCAAGCCACTCTCCAGGTCCAAGCGAGACTCTACGTATTCCCAGCTATCCCCCAGACACTACTTCTCAGGCTACTCTTCCAGCCCTGAGTACTCATCCGAGAGCACCCACAAGATCTGGGAGCGATTCCGGCCTTACAAGAAGCACCACAGGGAGGAGGTTTACATGGCGGCTGGGCACGCCCTGCGGAAGAAAGTTCAGTTTGCCAAGGACGAGGATCTGCATGACATCTTGGATTACTGGAAAGGAGTCTCTGCTCAGCAGAAGCTGTGA